From one Cupriavidus oxalaticus genomic stretch:
- a CDS encoding NAD(P)/FAD-dependent oxidoreductase: MKTIVIAGGGTAGLQLAARLGKQLGNRGLANIVLVDRYRTHLWKPLLHEVAAGKLEPYIHHTSFALQARRYGFRFVQGEFTSLDRDNRTLAITTSGSDGVTHTTTLAYDTLVLAIGGTTQYFGVPGASEHALALDSVPGAEYARTQIVDALRRVSSQAKAADRPARASVAIIGAGATGVQLAAQVRQMSRVLSQYGLHSLDPDRGTEVLLVEASGNILPGMDRRLADRTTAELQAQGIQILLNTRVTEVRPDSLHIAGAAPIAADVTVWTAGVTVSPVLSNIGLQVTRNGRVRVGDTLQTLEDKHIYALGDCASFRPAGEQAELPTRAQVAHQQAIYLARALPRVLAGKSVARFTFRDRGSVISLADDMALCHLLAPGSSDGWQVRGALAKLVHRVIYRRHVLAVQGFARTAAMALSQRLERLLGAGYRLD, translated from the coding sequence ATGAAGACGATCGTCATTGCCGGCGGCGGAACCGCCGGCCTTCAACTGGCGGCCCGGCTGGGAAAGCAATTGGGCAATCGCGGGCTGGCGAACATTGTCCTGGTGGACCGCTACCGGACACACCTGTGGAAGCCCCTGCTGCACGAAGTCGCCGCGGGAAAGCTTGAGCCGTACATCCACCACACATCCTTCGCGCTCCAGGCGCGCCGCTACGGTTTCCGCTTCGTACAAGGCGAGTTCACCTCGCTGGATCGCGACAACCGCACGCTAGCGATCACAACGTCCGGAAGCGATGGCGTCACGCACACGACGACGCTGGCCTATGACACATTGGTGCTGGCCATCGGCGGTACCACGCAGTACTTTGGTGTCCCGGGGGCGAGTGAGCACGCCCTGGCATTGGACAGCGTACCGGGCGCAGAGTATGCGCGGACCCAGATCGTGGATGCGCTGCGCCGCGTATCGTCGCAGGCTAAAGCGGCCGACCGTCCGGCGCGGGCCAGCGTCGCCATCATCGGTGCGGGCGCGACCGGGGTGCAGCTGGCCGCCCAAGTGCGGCAGATGTCGCGCGTGCTGAGCCAGTACGGCCTCCATTCGCTCGATCCGGACCGCGGCACCGAAGTCCTGCTCGTCGAGGCTTCCGGCAACATCCTGCCGGGCATGGATCGTCGCCTCGCCGACAGGACCACAGCCGAGTTGCAGGCTCAGGGTATCCAGATCCTGCTGAACACGCGCGTCACCGAGGTCCGCCCGGACTCCCTGCATATTGCAGGCGCGGCCCCTATTGCCGCGGACGTGACGGTATGGACCGCCGGCGTCACCGTATCGCCTGTGCTGTCGAACATCGGCCTGCAGGTCACCCGCAACGGACGCGTTCGGGTGGGAGATACGCTCCAGACCCTGGAGGACAAACATATTTATGCCTTGGGTGATTGCGCGAGCTTCCGCCCGGCTGGGGAACAGGCAGAGCTTCCCACGCGAGCGCAGGTCGCGCATCAGCAAGCCATTTACCTGGCCCGGGCCTTGCCACGTGTGCTCGCCGGCAAGTCCGTAGCCAGGTTCACGTTTCGCGATCGGGGCTCGGTCATCTCGTTGGCCGACGACATGGCGTTGTGCCATCTGCTCGCGCCCGGCAGCAGCGACGGCTGGCAGGTACGGGGCGCACTGGCAAAGCTGGTGCACCGCGTTATCTACCGACGTCACGTGCTGGCGGTGCAGGGTTTTGCGCGAACCGCCGCGATGGCACTGTCCCAGCGTCTGGAGCGGCTGCTGGGGGCGGGCTATCGGCTCGACTGA
- a CDS encoding haloacid dehalogenase type II, with product MSFMRPKYLTFDCYGTLTNFQMGPLTRELFADRVAPEQMDQFVKDFTAYRLDQVTGDWRPYDEILNTAISRVCKRWGVEYRGEGQLYYNAVPTWGPHPDVTAGLAKIADKIPLVIFSNAMDAQIMSNVDKLGVPFHKVFTAQQAQAYKPRLQAFEYMLDNLGCGPEDVLHVSSSFRYDLMPAEDMKIKNKAFVARGHEQPGNACYNYRQIADIGGLAGLVGL from the coding sequence ATGAGCTTCATGCGCCCTAAATACCTCACCTTCGACTGCTACGGCACGCTGACCAACTTCCAGATGGGTCCGCTGACCCGCGAGCTGTTCGCCGATCGCGTTGCCCCTGAGCAGATGGACCAGTTCGTCAAGGATTTCACTGCTTATCGCCTGGATCAGGTGACGGGTGACTGGCGTCCTTATGACGAGATCCTCAATACCGCCATCTCCCGCGTGTGCAAGCGCTGGGGCGTGGAATACCGCGGCGAAGGACAGCTTTACTACAACGCCGTGCCGACCTGGGGCCCGCATCCCGACGTGACGGCCGGCCTGGCGAAGATCGCCGACAAGATCCCGCTGGTGATCTTCTCTAACGCGATGGACGCACAGATCATGTCCAACGTCGACAAGCTGGGCGTGCCTTTCCACAAGGTATTCACTGCCCAACAGGCCCAGGCCTACAAGCCGCGCCTGCAGGCCTTCGAATACATGCTCGACAACCTCGGTTGCGGTCCGGAAGACGTGCTCCACGTTTCTTCGAGCTTCCGCTATGACCTGATGCCGGCTGAAGACATGAAGATCAAGAACAAGGCCTTCGTCGCCCGTGGTCATGAACAGCCGGGTAACGCTTGCTACAACTACCGCCAGATCGCCGATATCGGCGGGCTGGCCGGTCTGGTCGGCCTCTGA
- a CDS encoding 2-hydroxyacid dehydrogenase, producing the protein MSILYRSDAPRAAAWARYFAEYAPDLDFRVWPDAGDLAEVEYLIAWQAPAEFIAKLPRLKVFFSSGAGVDHVDFSALSEHVPIVRMVEPGIINGMVEYVSLAVLALHRDFFDYVAAKAARVWDPLEVPPASALTIGVMGMGALGCAVLERLASYGFNLRGWNRSLREIECVESFAGPDQLQPFLAGCDVLICLLPLTPATRGILNRELFSLLPAGAALINVGRGPHLVDTDLLEALDSGRLSRAILDVTEPEPLPAEHPFWAHPRVFLTPHVASMTQPESAAPILLENVRRHQRGEPLADVIDRCRGY; encoded by the coding sequence ATGAGTATTCTTTATCGATCAGATGCCCCTCGCGCTGCAGCTTGGGCGCGCTACTTCGCCGAGTACGCACCCGACCTCGACTTTCGTGTCTGGCCCGATGCCGGCGACCTCGCCGAGGTCGAATACCTGATCGCCTGGCAGGCACCGGCGGAGTTCATCGCCAAGCTGCCTCGGCTGAAGGTGTTCTTCTCCTCCGGAGCCGGTGTCGATCATGTCGATTTTTCCGCGCTGTCCGAGCACGTTCCCATTGTCAGGATGGTCGAGCCAGGGATCATCAACGGCATGGTGGAATATGTCAGCCTGGCCGTTCTGGCGCTGCATCGCGACTTCTTCGACTACGTGGCGGCGAAGGCGGCGCGCGTCTGGGATCCGTTGGAGGTACCGCCTGCCTCGGCCCTCACGATCGGCGTGATGGGCATGGGCGCGTTGGGGTGTGCCGTGCTGGAGCGGCTGGCGAGCTACGGCTTCAACCTGCGCGGATGGAACCGCTCCCTGCGTGAGATCGAGTGCGTGGAGAGTTTCGCCGGCCCGGATCAGTTGCAACCCTTTCTCGCAGGGTGCGACGTGCTGATCTGCCTGTTGCCGCTCACCCCGGCCACCAGGGGCATCCTGAACCGCGAACTGTTTTCGCTGCTGCCTGCCGGTGCGGCGCTGATCAATGTCGGGCGCGGTCCGCATCTGGTCGATACGGATCTGCTCGAGGCGTTGGATTCGGGACGGCTATCGCGCGCGATTCTCGACGTGACCGAGCCTGAGCCTCTGCCTGCGGAGCATCCATTCTGGGCCCATCCGCGGGTATTTCTGACGCCCCATGTGGCGAGCATGACCCAGCCCGAATCGGCTGCGCCAATCCTGCTGGAGAACGTTCGTCGACATCAGCGGGGTGAGCCGCTCGCGGACGTTATCGACCGCTGTCGTGGCTATTGA
- a CDS encoding LysR family transcriptional regulator translates to MNKTTTFRQLNAIDAVARLGGVSRAAEELHLTQPTVSLQLRLLEEATGTPLVQRSGRGLLMTPAGEVMAGYASQILKLWRDAVEEVAALRGGIAGTLRVGAITTAEYLLPQMLVAFTQCNPDVKIVLRVGNREEIVRMLGMHEIDLAIIGRPPSELRTNAVAFAKHPMAFIAAPDHPLMSRRHNTLRDLLTENLLVRERGSGTRDTVERLFREAGLRLPHGSELSSNAAIKRMVSAGLGIAFLSLHACTLEFEAGLIDVLPLAGNPLERDWYVAHLPAVRLPPVASAFRAFLVENGPEEIHRQLESFDGILKRLHQSERRRAKLRGSAQK, encoded by the coding sequence ATGAATAAGACCACCACCTTCCGGCAGCTCAATGCGATCGACGCGGTCGCGCGCCTCGGCGGCGTATCCCGGGCAGCCGAAGAATTGCACCTGACCCAGCCCACGGTTTCGCTGCAATTGCGGCTGCTCGAAGAAGCCACGGGCACGCCGCTGGTACAGCGCTCGGGCCGCGGCTTGCTGATGACGCCCGCCGGAGAGGTGATGGCAGGCTACGCCAGCCAGATACTCAAGCTATGGCGCGACGCGGTGGAGGAAGTGGCTGCCTTGCGCGGCGGCATCGCGGGGACCCTTCGCGTCGGCGCGATCACCACCGCTGAGTATTTGCTTCCCCAGATGCTGGTGGCGTTCACCCAATGCAATCCGGATGTGAAGATCGTGCTACGGGTCGGCAACCGGGAAGAGATCGTCCGCATGCTGGGAATGCACGAGATTGATCTTGCAATCATCGGCCGCCCGCCTTCCGAGCTCAGGACGAATGCGGTCGCCTTTGCCAAGCATCCGATGGCCTTCATTGCCGCACCCGACCACCCATTGATGTCACGGCGGCACAACACGCTGCGGGATCTGCTGACGGAAAACCTGCTGGTCCGCGAGCGCGGCTCAGGCACGCGCGATACCGTCGAGCGACTGTTCCGCGAGGCGGGGCTGCGCTTGCCGCATGGATCCGAGCTGTCCAGTAATGCGGCAATCAAGCGCATGGTCTCGGCGGGACTCGGCATCGCGTTTCTGTCGTTGCATGCCTGCACGCTGGAGTTTGAAGCGGGCTTGATCGATGTGCTGCCGCTGGCAGGCAATCCGCTGGAGCGCGACTGGTATGTGGCGCACCTGCCGGCTGTCCGATTGCCTCCGGTCGCGTCCGCATTCCGCGCGTTTCTGGTTGAGAACGGGCCTGAGGAGATCCATCGGCAACTCGAATCGTTCGATGGCATTCTCAAGCGGCTGCACCAGTCCGAACGTCGGCGTGCGAAGCTTAGGGGGAGCGCTCAGAAATAG
- a CDS encoding porin, whose protein sequence is MGIEQERKSRSNGKLAAGAVLGIAITTTVQAQTSSGVSLYGIIDTTLRYSSNNAGDNKLAALTDGYFNGSRWGMRGNEALGGGLSAIFNLESGFDPSTGVSQQGTATANYGQQSTGGQGRLFGRQAWVGLNHERFGRLTFGRQFTTGYDATSRFQPNGHPNLDAVTIFNGYTGPRQDNMAKYFGQWGALSAGAYYTFGEVSGHMKPSSSYGATLGYKQGPVDVGGFWQQANALTTPESRKVWGVGGNYQWGIVKLTFGYLNNRFDVSPTRNDVFSGGFAVAATSALTLSVASHYDRQRNASGSRIMVTGVADYNLSKRTDIYAEIDFNRINGAYALPTFMGVKGSKVGGGIGLRHRF, encoded by the coding sequence ATGGGCATCGAGCAAGAACGGAAAAGTCGGTCAAACGGGAAGTTGGCGGCCGGGGCGGTCCTTGGGATTGCAATCACCACTACTGTGCAAGCACAGACTTCGTCCGGAGTAAGCCTGTACGGCATCATCGATACCACTCTTCGCTACTCAAGCAATAACGCGGGCGACAATAAGTTGGCTGCATTAACCGACGGCTATTTCAACGGTTCGCGTTGGGGCATGCGGGGCAACGAGGCGCTCGGAGGCGGATTGTCCGCCATCTTCAATTTGGAGAGTGGCTTTGATCCCTCGACTGGCGTATCGCAGCAAGGCACCGCAACGGCAAACTATGGACAGCAGAGCACCGGCGGTCAGGGGCGTTTGTTTGGAAGGCAGGCATGGGTCGGATTGAACCACGAGCGCTTCGGTAGGCTGACGTTCGGCCGGCAATTCACCACGGGCTACGATGCGACCTCCCGCTTTCAGCCTAACGGTCACCCCAATCTGGACGCAGTCACCATCTTTAACGGCTATACGGGACCGCGCCAAGACAATATGGCGAAATACTTCGGACAATGGGGAGCGCTATCTGCGGGAGCGTATTACACCTTTGGCGAGGTGTCGGGTCATATGAAGCCGAGCTCTAGTTACGGCGCAACTCTTGGCTATAAGCAGGGACCGGTGGACGTCGGTGGTTTCTGGCAGCAGGCCAATGCCCTAACCACGCCTGAGTCGAGAAAAGTCTGGGGCGTGGGTGGCAACTATCAATGGGGGATAGTCAAGCTAACTTTCGGCTATCTCAACAATCGATTCGATGTGAGCCCGACGCGAAACGATGTATTCAGTGGCGGCTTCGCTGTGGCGGCTACCTCTGCTCTCACGCTATCCGTTGCGTCGCACTACGACCGCCAGCGCAATGCCTCCGGCAGCCGCATCATGGTGACCGGCGTCGCGGACTACAACCTTTCAAAGCGGACCGACATTTACGCCGAAATTGATTTCAATCGCATCAACGGTGCCTATGCGCTGCCCACCTTCATGGGAGTGAAAGGCAGCAAAGTCGGCGGTGGCATCGGCTTGCGACATCGCTTCTAG
- a CDS encoding dihydroxy-acid dehydratase translates to MSENETKNGRPLRSARWFRKDDLPGFVHRSTLSTAGWSREDLMERPVVGILNTWSDINPCNLNLRTLAEEVRVGILEAGGIPFEVPLMSISENIIKPTSFPFRNLLAMEAEETIRGYPFDAVVLLGGCDKTQPALLMGAASAGVPFIFLASGPATPRSATGGNLANATGVWRLVDQLRAGELSEGDFAAFERSVMGTAGHCAEMGTASSMAVICEALGVSLPGSSLVPAVDRRRHQLAREVGRRSVRMAADGSPRPSEVLDARAFANAITLLCAVGGSTNVIIHLLALAGRVGVPLTLERFDEIARRVPLIANVQPAGEHLTERLMAAGGVPALLKTLGPLLHLDARTVDGRTVGEILETAEVFDSDVIRPLDKPVKPGETMVVVKGNLAPDGAVMKTCAANPKLFRHRGPAVVFEDVQTIADQIDNPELGIDENSVLILRNAGPVGAAMPEWGMLPLPRHLMERGVRDMLRISDARMSGTAYGAAVLHVSPEAAIGGPLALVRDGDIIELDVAARRLQLCVEPDELERRRQAWQAPPSQHVRGYRNLYSQHIEQAHLGCDFDFLRGANKDTLPEGLFDGWVGGW, encoded by the coding sequence ATGAGCGAGAACGAAACAAAGAATGGTCGGCCGCTGCGCAGCGCGCGCTGGTTTCGCAAGGATGATCTGCCTGGCTTCGTGCATCGTTCGACTTTGTCGACCGCCGGCTGGAGCCGCGAAGACCTGATGGAGCGCCCCGTCGTGGGCATTCTCAACACCTGGTCCGATATCAACCCGTGCAATCTCAATCTACGCACGCTTGCCGAAGAGGTAAGAGTCGGGATTCTCGAGGCAGGTGGTATCCCGTTCGAGGTGCCGTTGATGTCGATCAGCGAGAACATCATCAAGCCGACCTCCTTCCCGTTTCGCAACCTCCTGGCGATGGAAGCCGAGGAGACCATTCGCGGCTATCCCTTCGATGCGGTGGTGCTGCTCGGCGGATGTGACAAGACGCAGCCGGCACTCCTGATGGGGGCTGCCAGCGCTGGCGTTCCGTTCATATTCCTTGCCAGCGGGCCGGCCACGCCCCGCTCGGCGACTGGCGGAAATCTGGCGAACGCTACCGGTGTCTGGCGTCTGGTCGACCAACTGCGTGCAGGAGAACTCTCGGAAGGCGATTTTGCCGCGTTCGAGCGAAGTGTGATGGGGACGGCCGGCCACTGTGCAGAAATGGGTACCGCTTCTTCGATGGCGGTCATCTGCGAGGCCCTGGGTGTGTCGCTGCCCGGTAGCAGCCTGGTGCCGGCGGTCGACCGGCGTCGTCATCAGCTCGCCCGCGAGGTGGGGCGTCGTAGCGTGCGCATGGCCGCCGATGGCAGCCCCCGCCCGAGCGAGGTTCTCGATGCGAGAGCCTTTGCCAATGCCATTACCCTGCTGTGCGCGGTAGGTGGGTCGACCAACGTCATCATCCACCTGCTAGCGCTGGCCGGCCGCGTCGGCGTACCGCTGACTCTGGAGCGCTTCGACGAGATCGCCAGGCGCGTGCCTCTGATCGCCAACGTCCAGCCCGCCGGTGAACACCTGACTGAGCGACTGATGGCCGCGGGCGGCGTACCGGCCCTGCTCAAGACCCTTGGGCCCTTGCTGCATCTCGATGCGCGCACCGTCGACGGCCGCACGGTCGGCGAGATTCTCGAGACGGCGGAAGTCTTCGATAGCGATGTGATCCGCCCGCTGGACAAACCGGTCAAGCCTGGCGAGACGATGGTCGTGGTCAAAGGCAACCTGGCGCCGGACGGTGCGGTGATGAAGACCTGTGCGGCGAATCCCAAGCTGTTCCGCCATCGCGGCCCGGCGGTGGTGTTCGAAGACGTACAGACGATCGCCGACCAGATCGATAACCCTGAACTCGGCATCGACGAGAACAGCGTGCTCATTCTGCGCAATGCCGGGCCCGTGGGCGCGGCGATGCCGGAGTGGGGCATGCTGCCCCTGCCGCGCCATCTGATGGAGCGCGGCGTGCGCGACATGCTCCGGATCTCGGATGCACGAATGAGCGGTACCGCCTATGGTGCCGCTGTGCTGCATGTTTCTCCCGAGGCTGCGATCGGTGGTCCGCTGGCTCTAGTGCGTGACGGCGACATCATCGAGCTCGACGTCGCCGCGCGGCGACTGCAACTCTGCGTCGAACCGGATGAACTCGAACGTCGGCGCCAAGCATGGCAGGCGCCGCCGTCCCAGCACGTGCGTGGCTACCGCAATCTATATAGCCAACACATCGAGCAGGCTCATCTGGGCTGCGACTTCGATTTTCTCCGTGGCGCCAACAAGGACACCCTTCCCGAGGGGCTGTTCGATGGCTGGGTAGGAGGCTGGTAG
- a CDS encoding CaiB/BaiF CoA transferase family protein, whose protein sequence is MQPLKDITVVTFEHAIAAPFATRQLADLGARVIKIERPGVGDFARGYDERVRGLASHFVWTNRSKESLTLDVKHPAAAGVLQRLIEEKADVVVQNLAPGAAARLGLGYETLSAVKPQIIVCDISGYGDNPENPGPYRDKKAYDLLVQSEAGFLSVTGTPEVPCKAGPSIADIAAGMYAYTNILAALLQRNQTGRGQRIDISMLEALAEWNSYPLYYAFDGAQPPQRTGASHATIYPYGPFPAGDGATVMLGLQNEREWASFCNTVLQRPELIEDPRFSSNSRRVAERTALRQIIVDAFLPLSGAQVVQRLELAQIANASVNDMQGVWEHAQLKARGRWTEVDSPKGMLPALLPPGTWNEGPRMDPIPALGQHTDTILAELGYASDEIAMMRADSVV, encoded by the coding sequence ATGCAACCCCTCAAAGACATCACGGTTGTCACATTTGAACACGCGATTGCGGCGCCTTTTGCCACGCGCCAGCTTGCCGATCTGGGTGCACGAGTTATTAAGATCGAGCGGCCTGGGGTCGGCGATTTCGCCCGTGGTTATGATGAGCGGGTCCGTGGCCTGGCCTCGCATTTCGTCTGGACAAACCGCTCGAAGGAAAGCCTGACGCTCGATGTCAAGCACCCGGCCGCGGCTGGCGTATTACAGCGTTTGATTGAGGAAAAGGCGGACGTGGTGGTTCAGAACCTCGCACCAGGCGCCGCAGCACGGCTTGGTCTCGGCTACGAAACGCTTTCCGCCGTCAAGCCCCAAATCATTGTGTGTGATATTTCGGGCTATGGCGACAACCCGGAGAATCCCGGACCATACCGCGACAAGAAGGCCTATGACCTTCTCGTTCAGAGCGAAGCCGGATTTCTGTCCGTGACGGGGACGCCTGAGGTGCCTTGCAAGGCTGGGCCTTCCATTGCCGATATTGCCGCCGGCATGTATGCCTACACAAACATTCTGGCCGCTCTGTTACAACGCAATCAGACGGGCCGAGGGCAACGTATTGACATCTCCATGCTAGAGGCGCTGGCGGAATGGAATAGTTACCCTCTCTACTACGCGTTTGACGGGGCACAGCCGCCGCAGCGCACGGGCGCAAGCCACGCCACAATCTACCCCTATGGACCGTTTCCGGCTGGCGATGGGGCGACAGTAATGTTGGGGTTGCAGAACGAGCGGGAATGGGCAAGCTTCTGCAACACGGTGCTCCAGCGGCCCGAACTGATCGAAGATCCCCGCTTTAGCTCAAACTCCAGACGCGTGGCCGAGCGCACTGCACTGAGGCAGATCATCGTAGATGCCTTTTTGCCTCTAAGCGGTGCTCAAGTGGTGCAGCGACTGGAGTTAGCCCAGATCGCTAATGCCAGCGTCAATGACATGCAGGGGGTGTGGGAGCATGCTCAACTCAAGGCGCGCGGCCGCTGGACTGAAGTCGACTCGCCCAAGGGCATGCTGCCCGCTCTCTTGCCCCCGGGGACCTGGAACGAAGGGCCGCGTATGGATCCGATACCGGCACTTGGTCAGCACACCGACACAATTCTCGCGGAGCTTGGATATGCCTCCGACGAAATCGCCATGATGCGCGCTGATAGCGTTGTGTAA
- a CDS encoding NAD(P)/FAD-dependent oxidoreductase: MSQPLRLIESTSSLPAHADAVVIGGGIIGVFAAYYLARRGLSVTVVEKGRIGAEQSSRNWGWCRQQNRDARELPMASRSLELWERFAEETGEDTGFHRCGLLYLSNDEDEIARWARWRDFARTAGVTTHMLSGREASERGRDTGRVWKGGVFSPSDGTADPAKAAPSVAAALMKLGGTVLQNCAARGIELEGGRVSGVVTEAGTIKTRVAVFAGGAWASSFCRQLGIRFPQATVRQSIVRVSGVAGHLPDALHTARVSITRRSDGSYNLAISGRGRVDPTAQLMRFAPQFLPMFAKRWRNVFPGGLEGIRAGHETLARWRLDAPTPMERMRILDPKADAAAVKQTYRRAVELMPALGQTGIASAWAGFVDSTPDGVPGIGEVPEIPGFILAAGFSGHGFGIGPGAGHLIADLVTGDEPIFDPAPYNPARFKQSAWGKVADF; this comes from the coding sequence ATGTCCCAGCCCTTGCGTCTCATCGAGAGTACCTCATCCCTGCCGGCCCATGCCGACGCCGTAGTGATCGGCGGTGGCATCATCGGCGTTTTTGCTGCGTACTACCTGGCCCGGCGCGGCCTTTCGGTTACCGTAGTAGAAAAGGGCCGCATCGGCGCCGAACAATCGAGCCGCAACTGGGGCTGGTGCCGCCAACAGAACCGTGACGCGCGTGAATTGCCTATGGCCTCCAGAAGCCTCGAGCTATGGGAGCGGTTCGCCGAAGAAACCGGCGAGGACACGGGCTTCCACAGGTGTGGTTTGCTTTACCTCAGCAACGACGAAGACGAGATTGCACGCTGGGCCAGATGGCGAGATTTCGCCAGAACTGCCGGCGTGACAACCCACATGTTGAGCGGGCGCGAGGCCAGCGAACGGGGTCGGGATACTGGCCGCGTATGGAAGGGTGGCGTGTTCTCGCCCAGTGACGGTACGGCCGATCCAGCCAAGGCAGCTCCGTCGGTGGCTGCGGCGCTCATGAAGCTCGGTGGCACCGTGCTGCAGAATTGCGCCGCCCGGGGCATTGAGCTTGAGGGCGGCCGCGTCAGCGGCGTCGTCACCGAAGCCGGAACCATCAAGACCCGCGTCGCGGTGTTCGCCGGAGGTGCGTGGGCCTCTTCGTTCTGTCGCCAACTGGGCATTCGTTTTCCCCAAGCTACCGTTCGCCAGTCCATCGTGCGCGTGTCTGGGGTGGCCGGGCATCTCCCTGACGCCCTGCACACCGCGCGCGTGTCCATCACCCGCCGCAGCGATGGCAGCTACAACCTTGCCATCAGCGGGCGTGGACGCGTGGACCCGACGGCGCAACTGATGCGCTTCGCGCCGCAGTTCCTGCCCATGTTTGCCAAGCGCTGGCGTAACGTGTTTCCAGGCGGGTTGGAAGGGATTCGCGCAGGCCATGAAACACTCGCGCGGTGGCGGCTGGATGCACCAACCCCCATGGAGCGGATGCGAATACTCGACCCAAAGGCGGATGCGGCGGCGGTCAAGCAAACCTATCGTCGTGCTGTCGAACTGATGCCTGCACTGGGCCAGACCGGCATCGCCAGTGCCTGGGCCGGCTTTGTGGACAGCACCCCTGACGGTGTGCCGGGGATTGGCGAAGTGCCGGAGATCCCCGGTTTCATCCTGGCAGCGGGCTTCTCCGGGCATGGGTTCGGCATCGGCCCCGGAGCGGGCCACTTGATCGCAGACCTGGTGACCGGTGACGAGCCGATCTTCGATCCTGCCCCGTACAACCCGGCGCGCTTCAAGCAGTCGGCCTGGGGCAAAGTGGCCGACTTCTGA
- a CDS encoding FAS1-like dehydratase domain-containing protein codes for MDEQAIDPRTWIGRSEQWEDTVTAAPIAALRATLDYPAAAQTAGTPLPPLWHWLYFLPMHRQSEIGHDGHAKRGGFLPPVPLPRRMWAGGQFEFRHPLRVGDKIQRTSIIDDVTSKEGRTGKLVFVKVRHEIRVIGTAEPALVEFHDIVYREAQQSGEAPVMPQAAPAEAAWQRQIVPDDVLLFRYSALTFNGHRIHYDRRYVTEVEGYPGLIVHGPLIATLLLDLLQRELPQAEVASFRFRAVRPTFDLHPFRVSGQPQSDGKTVRLWASDHEGWLTMDATAVLR; via the coding sequence GTGGACGAACAGGCAATTGACCCCAGGACGTGGATCGGACGCAGCGAGCAGTGGGAGGACACAGTCACTGCCGCGCCGATCGCAGCGCTGCGTGCGACGCTGGATTACCCCGCAGCAGCGCAGACAGCAGGCACTCCATTGCCGCCACTGTGGCATTGGCTGTATTTCCTACCCATGCATCGTCAAAGCGAAATTGGGCACGATGGCCATGCCAAGCGCGGCGGATTTCTACCCCCTGTGCCATTGCCCCGCCGCATGTGGGCAGGCGGCCAATTCGAGTTTCGCCATCCACTTCGGGTGGGCGACAAGATCCAGCGCACCTCCATCATCGACGATGTTACAAGCAAGGAGGGGCGGACCGGGAAGTTAGTATTTGTAAAAGTGCGTCACGAGATCCGCGTGATCGGTACTGCGGAACCGGCGTTAGTGGAGTTTCACGACATCGTTTACCGAGAGGCACAGCAGTCTGGCGAGGCGCCTGTCATGCCCCAGGCGGCGCCCGCGGAAGCGGCTTGGCAGCGCCAAATTGTTCCGGACGACGTGTTGCTGTTCCGCTATTCGGCCCTGACTTTCAATGGGCATCGCATCCACTATGACCGCCGCTACGTGACAGAGGTCGAAGGCTACCCCGGCTTGATTGTCCACGGCCCGCTGATCGCTACGTTGCTACTGGATCTGCTGCAGCGTGAATTGCCCCAGGCCGAGGTCGCCAGCTTTCGATTCCGTGCGGTGCGCCCGACCTTCGACCTGCATCCCTTCCGGGTCAGCGGTCAACCGCAGTCTGACGGCAAAACAGTTCGCTTGTGGGCATCGGACCACGAGGGCTGGCTGACCATGGACGCCACGGCAGTCCTTCGCTGA
- a CDS encoding HAD family hydrolase codes for MSIELLIVSADHVLFQTKAQHAAGLAAATQARSEAAPAGETSEDFCAAYQEAFVQASTGAKLSVRRQTEQLMREAEQAGARLAIVTMMSSRMLSALLDRYDQPACTDRFTVTATADLLGHGRGHADLLRLVLHAVDVPPDRALFIGANAGEARATAALGMPSMWLHDDMAQVWRQDDGATILSDGPTASWPSFDDIEMRFTQGALAQTSRYTRLRTLAAPA; via the coding sequence ATGTCGATCGAATTGCTGATTGTTTCCGCCGACCATGTACTGTTCCAGACTAAGGCGCAACATGCGGCCGGCTTGGCAGCGGCCACCCAGGCCCGGTCGGAAGCGGCGCCTGCCGGCGAAACCAGCGAAGACTTCTGCGCGGCGTATCAGGAGGCGTTCGTTCAGGCAAGCACGGGAGCAAAACTATCCGTGCGCCGGCAAACCGAACAGCTGATGCGCGAAGCCGAGCAAGCCGGGGCCAGGCTTGCCATCGTAACCATGATGTCGTCACGCATGCTGAGCGCCCTGCTTGACCGTTATGACCAGCCCGCCTGTACCGATCGCTTTACCGTGACTGCCACGGCGGATTTGCTTGGCCACGGCCGCGGCCATGCAGACCTGCTGCGGCTCGTGCTCCATGCCGTTGACGTTCCTCCCGATCGCGCGCTGTTCATCGGTGCGAATGCCGGTGAAGCCCGTGCTACCGCCGCGCTTGGCATGCCATCGATGTGGCTGCACGACGACATGGCGCAGGTATGGCGCCAGGACGATGGCGCAACCATCCTTTCCGACGGGCCCACCGCGTCGTGGCCATCTTTCGACGACATCGAGATGCGATTCACGCAAGGCGCACTGGCCCAGACGTCGCGCTACACGCGCCTAAGGACATTGGCCGCCCCGGCATGA